DNA sequence from the Cohnella herbarum genome:
TTATGACACCTGAACAAATCGCAGGAATGATCGATCATACATTGTTAGTCGCGGTAAGCACGGAGGCGGAAATTATCCGCGTATGCGCGGAAGCGAAGCAATACGGTTTCGCAACGGTATGCGTGAATCCTTACTGGGTACCCGTTGCCGCCCGTGAACTGGCGGGGAGCAGCGTGGGAGTGACGACCGTAATCGGGTTTCCTCTCGGGGCAACCAGAACAGAGATCAAAACCGCGGAAGCGGAAGACGCGATCAAAGCCGGCGCTACGGAAATCGATATGGTGCTGAATATAGGTGCCTTGAAGTCCGGGCAAGCGGATGCGGTCCAAAGAGATATTCAAGAGGTCGTTCATGTTTGTAAAGGGAAAGCTAAGGTTAAAGTGAT
Encoded proteins:
- the deoC gene encoding deoxyribose-phosphate aldolase, which produces MTPEQIAGMIDHTLLVAVSTEAEIIRVCAEAKQYGFATVCVNPYWVPVAARELAGSSVGVTTVIGFPLGATRTEIKTAEAEDAIKAGATEIDMVLNIGALKSGQADAVQRDIQEVVHVCKGKAKVKVIIETCYLSDEEKRQASLLCKEAGADFVKTSTGFGTGGATVEDIALIRHVVGPDMGIKASGGVRDLDIAKKLIAAGATRLGASSSIAIVTGGVGQGY